One genomic segment of Aureimonas sp. AU20 includes these proteins:
- a CDS encoding D-tagatose-bisphosphate aldolase, class II, non-catalytic subunit, which produces MSAAATTASERFAAIAQRFAAGEAAGICSVCSAHPLVIEAALRHGLAHGTDVLIEATCNQVNQDGGYTGMTPADFRRFVEGIAADLGFPLDRLVLGGDHLGPNPWKALPADEAMRKAEIMIEAFTEAGFTKLHLDTSMGCAGEPAALADEVVAERAARLAARAEGAARGESSPLPVYVVGTEVPVPGGAFEALDHLQITTPDAARRTIEVHREAFAKAGLSEAFGRAVGAVVQPGVEFGNAELVVYEPDKARTLSASLQDLPGFVFEAHSTDYQPAVALRALVRDGFAILKVGPWLTFALREALYGLSAIADILVPAKGEETLPETMERVMLAAPGNWLKYYPGDESEQRLQRHYSFSDRIRYYWPEPEAKAAVERLLERLGDRALPLPLVSQHLGQLYPLVEAGEVEPRPRALLLASVTRVLDIYAEAIRP; this is translated from the coding sequence ATGAGCGCGGCGGCAACCACGGCGAGCGAGCGCTTCGCCGCGATCGCGCAGCGCTTTGCCGCCGGCGAGGCCGCCGGCATCTGCTCGGTCTGCTCGGCCCATCCGCTGGTGATCGAGGCCGCGCTTCGCCATGGGCTGGCGCATGGCACGGACGTCCTCATCGAGGCGACCTGCAATCAGGTAAACCAGGACGGCGGCTATACCGGCATGACGCCAGCGGATTTCCGGCGCTTCGTGGAGGGGATCGCCGCCGATCTCGGATTCCCGCTCGACCGGCTGGTGCTCGGCGGCGACCATCTGGGGCCCAATCCCTGGAAGGCGCTGCCGGCGGACGAGGCCATGCGAAAGGCCGAGATCATGATCGAGGCCTTCACGGAGGCCGGCTTCACGAAGCTGCATCTCGACACGTCCATGGGCTGCGCGGGCGAACCTGCGGCGCTCGCCGACGAGGTGGTGGCCGAGCGCGCCGCCCGGCTGGCGGCGCGGGCCGAAGGCGCCGCGCGCGGCGAGAGCAGCCCGCTCCCCGTCTATGTCGTGGGCACGGAAGTGCCGGTGCCGGGTGGCGCCTTCGAGGCGCTGGACCATCTTCAGATTACGACGCCGGACGCCGCGCGGCGCACGATCGAGGTGCATCGCGAGGCTTTCGCGAAGGCCGGTCTTTCGGAGGCGTTCGGCCGCGCAGTGGGCGCCGTCGTGCAGCCGGGCGTCGAGTTCGGCAATGCCGAGCTCGTGGTCTACGAGCCGGACAAGGCGCGAACCCTGTCGGCCAGTTTGCAAGACCTGCCGGGCTTCGTGTTCGAGGCCCATTCCACCGACTATCAGCCGGCGGTGGCCCTGCGGGCGCTGGTGCGCGACGGGTTCGCCATCCTGAAAGTCGGCCCCTGGCTCACCTTCGCGCTGCGCGAGGCGCTCTACGGCCTTTCCGCCATCGCCGACATTCTCGTGCCGGCCAAGGGCGAGGAGACCCTGCCCGAGACCATGGAACGGGTGATGCTCGCCGCGCCGGGCAATTGGCTGAAATACTATCCCGGCGACGAAAGCGAGCAGCGGCTCCAGCGCCACTACTCGTTCAGCGACCGCATCCGCTACTACTGGCCGGAGCCGGAGGCGAAGGCGGCGGTGGAGCGTCTTCTCGAAAGGCTCGGCGACAGAGCCCTCCCGCTGCCGCTCGTCAGCCAGCATCTCGGGCAGCTCTATCCGCTGGTGGAAGCCGGCGAGGTCGAGCCCCGGCCAAGAGCGCTTCTTCTGGCCAGCGTGACGCGCGTTCTCGACATCTACGCCGAGGCGATCCGGCCCTGA
- a CDS encoding DeoR/GlpR family DNA-binding transcription regulator: MLSDRQSQILDLARRQGRVQVDELSQRFEVSVQTIRKDLNDLCDGRLLSRIHGGAVVSFGAENVGYDARRLIAAGEKAAIGRAVADLVPNGASLTINIGTTTEAVATALSRHQGLMVVTNNINVATTLRPCPEIEVVIAGGTVRRSDGGIVGEAAVDFIQQFRVDFAVIGVSAIEADGTLLDYDYREVRVAQAIIANARHTILVSDATKFERTASVRIGNIREIGTFVTDHCPVEEFRQVCKAAQVRLIEVASRDKTPSITSD, from the coding sequence ATGCTGTCCGATCGCCAAAGCCAGATTCTGGACCTCGCGCGCCGGCAGGGCCGCGTGCAGGTGGACGAGCTGTCGCAACGCTTCGAGGTCAGCGTCCAGACCATCCGCAAGGATCTCAACGACCTGTGCGACGGGCGCCTCCTGTCCCGCATTCATGGCGGCGCGGTGGTCTCCTTCGGGGCGGAGAATGTCGGCTACGACGCGCGCCGCCTGATCGCCGCCGGTGAAAAGGCCGCGATCGGCAGGGCGGTCGCCGATCTCGTGCCCAACGGCGCCTCGCTCACCATCAATATCGGCACCACGACGGAGGCCGTCGCGACGGCCTTGTCGCGCCACCAGGGTCTGATGGTGGTGACCAACAACATCAATGTCGCAACCACGCTGCGCCCCTGCCCCGAGATCGAGGTCGTGATCGCGGGCGGTACGGTGCGACGCTCCGATGGCGGCATCGTGGGCGAGGCGGCGGTGGATTTCATCCAGCAGTTTCGGGTCGATTTCGCGGTGATCGGCGTGTCCGCGATCGAGGCGGACGGCACGCTGCTCGACTACGACTATCGCGAAGTGCGCGTCGCCCAGGCCATCATCGCCAATGCGCGCCACACGATCCTCGTGTCCGACGCCACCAAGTTCGAGCGCACGGCCTCGGTGCGAATCGGCAATATCCGCGAGATCGGCACGTTCGTGACCGATCATTGCCCGGTGGAGGAGTTCCGGCAGGTCTGCAAAGCCGCCCAGGTCCGGCTGATCGAAGTGGCGTCGCGGGACAAGACTCCGTCCATCACGAGCGATTGA
- a CDS encoding zinc-dependent alcohol dehydrogenase family protein: MKAVQFQSEGVAVVTDLPVAAIRPRHALVRIKASGLCHTDIDILHGRYGAGAFPIVPGHEFAGVVEAVADDVSTLEVGARVVADPNIACGHCASCRKGLANLCERLEAYGVTRDGGFAEYCLVDVSHLHDIGDLAFDTAALAEPLACVLNGLDASGVTAPGGRRPEAALVIGAGPIGLLLALALKSAGAGRVVVADINEHRLVFAQSLGLEAMAPGSSALEAMKRGFDFAADATGVASVAATLPSYAADGGTVLFFGVCAPDARIEIAPFEIFRRQLRLCGAHSLNGQIERALALLRSDVGGMSRLVSHRLPLDEVGPFFRKGGAGPDTMKVQFSA, encoded by the coding sequence ATGAAGGCCGTTCAGTTCCAGTCCGAAGGCGTGGCCGTCGTCACCGATCTGCCGGTGGCCGCGATCCGGCCTCGACATGCCCTGGTGCGCATCAAGGCGTCGGGCCTCTGCCACACGGACATCGACATCCTGCATGGCCGATACGGGGCGGGCGCGTTTCCCATCGTTCCCGGCCACGAGTTCGCGGGTGTGGTGGAAGCGGTGGCCGACGACGTCTCGACGCTCGAAGTCGGCGCCCGCGTGGTGGCGGACCCCAACATCGCCTGCGGCCACTGCGCGTCCTGCCGCAAGGGGCTCGCCAATCTCTGCGAGCGGCTGGAAGCCTATGGGGTGACGCGGGACGGCGGCTTTGCCGAATATTGCCTCGTCGATGTCAGCCATCTCCACGACATCGGCGATCTCGCCTTCGACACGGCGGCGCTGGCCGAGCCCTTGGCTTGCGTGCTCAACGGGCTCGACGCGTCGGGCGTCACCGCGCCCGGCGGCCGCCGCCCTGAGGCGGCGCTGGTGATCGGCGCCGGGCCCATCGGCCTGCTTTTGGCCCTCGCGCTGAAAAGCGCCGGCGCCGGGCGCGTCGTCGTCGCCGACATCAACGAGCATCGTCTGGTCTTCGCGCAGTCGCTCGGCCTCGAGGCCATGGCGCCGGGGTCCTCCGCGCTGGAGGCGATGAAGCGCGGCTTCGACTTCGCGGCGGACGCGACGGGGGTCGCCAGCGTGGCCGCGACGCTGCCGAGCTATGCCGCCGATGGCGGCACGGTTCTTTTCTTCGGCGTCTGCGCGCCCGATGCGCGCATCGAAATCGCGCCGTTCGAAATCTTTCGCCGACAGCTGCGCCTCTGCGGCGCGCATTCGTTGAACGGGCAGATCGAGCGCGCCCTCGCGCTGTTGCGCAGCGATGTCGGCGGCATGAGCCGGCTCGTGTCGCACCGGCTTCCCTTGGACGAGGTCGGCCCCTTCTTTCGCAAGGGCGGAGCGGGTCCCGATACGATGAAGGTCCAGTTTTCGGCTTGA
- a CDS encoding tagatose kinase, producing MDPKGSKMLVTAGEILVEIMATRIGQTFLEPGPLVGPFPSGAPAIFIDQAARLGQACGMIAAVGADDFGTLNVERLKASGVDTSAIAMLSGVPTGTAFVRYAADGSRAFVYNIPLSASGHISTTPEARALLDRADHFHVMGSSLFSPVVIEVVEDAIRAVKAKGGTVSFDPNIRREMLDLPGMREALASVLASCDLFLPSGSELFLFAKAEDEAGAVAELLDRGVSTIVLKKGADGAVHYDRDGRTAMPAFAAEEIDPTGAGDCFGAGFVCAWLRGAGPAEALRVANACGALAVRAKGPMAGTGTLAEIQSLIETSQRESGR from the coding sequence ATGGATCCGAAGGGATCGAAGATGCTGGTGACCGCCGGGGAGATCCTGGTCGAGATCATGGCCACCCGGATCGGCCAGACCTTTCTGGAGCCGGGGCCGCTCGTCGGGCCGTTTCCCTCCGGCGCGCCGGCGATCTTCATCGATCAAGCGGCCCGGCTCGGGCAGGCCTGCGGCATGATCGCGGCGGTGGGCGCCGACGATTTCGGCACGCTCAATGTGGAGCGGCTTAAGGCGAGCGGCGTCGACACGTCCGCCATCGCGATGCTGTCGGGCGTGCCCACCGGCACCGCCTTCGTGCGCTACGCGGCGGACGGAAGCCGGGCCTTCGTCTACAATATCCCGCTCAGCGCCTCCGGCCACATCTCGACCACGCCGGAAGCGCGCGCGCTTCTGGACAGGGCCGACCATTTCCACGTCATGGGCTCCTCGCTCTTTTCCCCAGTGGTGATCGAGGTGGTGGAGGACGCGATACGGGCCGTGAAGGCGAAGGGCGGGACCGTGTCCTTCGACCCCAATATCCGGCGCGAGATGCTGGACCTGCCCGGCATGCGCGAGGCGCTTGCGAGCGTCCTGGCATCCTGCGACCTGTTTCTGCCGTCCGGCTCGGAACTCTTCCTGTTCGCCAAGGCCGAGGACGAGGCCGGCGCGGTGGCCGAGCTTCTGGATCGCGGCGTTTCGACGATCGTGTTGAAGAAGGGCGCGGACGGGGCCGTCCATTACGACCGCGACGGTCGCACGGCCATGCCCGCCTTCGCCGCCGAAGAGATCGACCCGACCGGCGCGGGGGATTGTTTCGGCGCGGGCTTCGTCTGCGCCTGGCTTCGCGGCGCCGGCCCCGCCGAGGCGTTGCGCGTCGCCAATGCCTGCGGCGCCCTGGCCGTCCGCGCCAAGGGGCCGATGGCGGGCACGGGGACCCTGGCGGAAATCCAGTCCCTGATCGAAACCAGCCAGCGGGAGAGCGGACGATGA
- a CDS encoding sulfatase-like hydrolase/transferase, with translation MSSRCEGPVLTYDILFITADQWRADHLPGRAPVALPNLEALLQGSVLFRRHYTQAYPCGPARAGLHTGLYPHKHRSILNGTPLDARHPTVFSLMRRAGVRPRLFGYTDTTADPRLLPPGDPAIGDYEGVAPGLEVDTLLTERATPWLAHLKRRGAAVPHPERGRDAIFAARPFGAPALFDAEDSETAFLTDRFLDWFSVAGPEPFFAHLSFIAPHPPFAVAEPFHSLVDPADVALPIGWGAFAREGAQHPLIAFHQARTNMSNFAPGLAGPAVAADEASVRRIRATYAGMAAEVDHHLGRIVAALKAAGRWERTLLVLSGDHGEQLFDHGLLGKLGYFDQSAHIPLILRDPRPEADAARGSVVDAVTQSIDLLPTLLDFAGLRPPANVDGESLRPFCRGERPAGWRDAAHWSFDFRDLVRGRPEAPQGLTDRLASLHVVRTERLKYVHFPGLPPAIYDLASDPEERRNLAGDAAGERLRVEGLERLLNLRLRHEDNTLTEWSPD, from the coding sequence ATGTCTTCCCGCTGTGAGGGCCCCGTTTTGACCTACGACATTCTCTTCATCACCGCCGACCAATGGCGCGCCGACCATTTGCCCGGCCGCGCGCCTGTCGCGCTACCGAACCTCGAAGCGCTGCTGCAGGGCAGCGTCTTGTTTCGGCGCCATTACACGCAGGCCTATCCGTGCGGCCCCGCCCGCGCGGGCCTGCACACCGGGCTCTACCCGCACAAGCACCGTTCGATCCTCAACGGCACGCCGCTCGACGCGCGCCACCCGACCGTGTTCTCGCTGATGCGCCGCGCCGGCGTCCGGCCGCGCCTTTTCGGCTACACCGACACGACCGCCGACCCGCGCCTGCTACCGCCCGGCGACCCCGCGATCGGCGACTATGAGGGCGTCGCCCCCGGCCTGGAAGTGGACACGCTTCTGACCGAGCGCGCGACGCCCTGGCTCGCCCATCTCAAGCGGCGTGGCGCCGCCGTGCCGCATCCCGAGCGGGGGCGCGACGCCATCTTCGCCGCGCGGCCCTTCGGCGCGCCGGCCCTGTTCGACGCGGAGGATTCCGAAACCGCCTTTCTGACGGACCGTTTTCTCGACTGGTTCTCGGTCGCCGGCCCCGAGCCCTTCTTCGCGCATCTTTCCTTCATCGCGCCCCATCCGCCCTTCGCGGTGGCCGAGCCCTTCCATTCGCTGGTCGATCCCGCCGACGTCGCGCTGCCGATCGGCTGGGGCGCCTTCGCGCGAGAGGGAGCGCAGCATCCGCTGATCGCCTTCCATCAAGCGCGAACAAATATGTCCAACTTCGCGCCCGGCCTTGCCGGCCCGGCGGTCGCCGCCGACGAGGCGAGCGTTCGGCGCATTCGCGCCACCTATGCCGGGATGGCGGCGGAGGTGGACCATCATCTCGGCCGCATCGTCGCGGCGCTGAAGGCCGCGGGCCGCTGGGAGCGCACGCTCCTCGTCCTGTCGGGCGACCATGGCGAGCAATTGTTCGACCACGGGCTCCTCGGCAAGCTCGGCTATTTCGACCAGTCGGCCCATATCCCGCTGATCCTGCGCGACCCCCGGCCCGAGGCCGACGCCGCGCGCGGCAGCGTGGTGGACGCCGTCACCCAGTCGATCGATCTCCTGCCGACCCTTCTCGATTTCGCCGGCCTTCGCCCACCCGCCAATGTCGACGGCGAAAGCCTCCGGCCCTTCTGCCGGGGCGAGCGGCCCGCCGGCTGGCGCGACGCGGCCCATTGGAGCTTCGACTTCCGCGATCTCGTCCGGGGGCGGCCGGAGGCCCCGCAAGGGCTGACGGACCGACTCGCTTCGCTGCACGTGGTCCGCACCGAGCGCCTGAAATACGTCCACTTCCCCGGCCTGCCCCCTGCGATCTACGATCTGGCGAGCGACCCGGAAGAGCGGCGTAATCTGGCCGGCGACGCGGCGGGCGAGCGCCTGCGTGTGGAAGGGCTGGAGCGCCTCCTCAACCTCAGGCTCCGCCACGAGGACAACACCCTCACCGAGTGGTCGCCTGATTGA
- a CDS encoding ABC transporter ATP-binding protein, producing the protein MMRLDAVDVSRGGRTILQGVSASLEPGRIHAVIGPNGAGKTTLLRALFADLPLATGQIELGRLRLGPGRPGAALKAWRHAFAYMPQDSAADVAMTVLEVVVLGRLGRLQFHVDDETLHDAMARLEDCGIAALANRSIGSLSGGQRQMAMFAQVLMREPAAMLLDEPVSALDLKHQIALLDLVRRETRAKGWVTVVVLHDLNLACQYADTLLVVADGTLRACGPPRSLVTADLIGAVYGVEVEILHDRGGSPMVQPLGNVRRSCSSPQKEPQK; encoded by the coding sequence GCATCCATGCCGTGATCGGCCCGAACGGCGCGGGCAAGACGACGCTGCTGCGCGCGCTCTTCGCGGATCTGCCGCTGGCGACGGGGCAGATCGAACTTGGTAGGCTCCGTCTCGGCCCCGGTCGGCCGGGCGCGGCGCTGAAAGCCTGGCGCCACGCCTTCGCCTACATGCCGCAGGACAGCGCCGCCGATGTCGCGATGACGGTTCTGGAGGTCGTGGTGCTCGGTCGGCTGGGCCGCCTCCAGTTCCATGTCGACGACGAGACGTTGCACGACGCCATGGCGCGGCTGGAGGATTGCGGCATCGCCGCTCTCGCCAACCGCTCGATCGGCTCGCTCAGCGGCGGCCAGCGCCAGATGGCCATGTTCGCGCAGGTTCTCATGCGCGAGCCCGCCGCGATGCTGCTGGACGAGCCGGTCAGCGCCCTCGATCTCAAGCACCAGATCGCGCTTCTCGACCTCGTGCGCCGCGAAACGCGGGCCAAAGGCTGGGTGACCGTCGTGGTGCTGCACGATCTCAATCTCGCCTGCCAATATGCCGACACGCTCCTCGTCGTGGCGGACGGAACGTTGCGGGCCTGCGGCCCGCCGCGAAGCCTCGTCACCGCCGATCTCATCGGCGCCGTCTACGGCGTCGAGGTCGAGATTCTGCACGATCGCGGGGGCTCGCCCATGGTTCAGCCGCTCGGAAACGTGCGTCGATCCTGCTCCTCTCCTCAGAAGGAACCGCAAAAGTGA
- a CDS encoding TOBE domain-containing protein: protein MSAEARRGDGEAATVEARLFQGQTTRFCLSLPGEDGPLRLKVDWPSRAVGDFHPGDRVHVAIDPAEAHVFPL from the coding sequence ATGTCCGCCGAAGCGCGGAGGGGCGACGGCGAGGCGGCGACCGTCGAAGCCCGTCTGTTCCAGGGGCAGACGACGCGCTTCTGTCTCTCGCTGCCCGGCGAGGACGGCCCGCTTCGCTTGAAGGTGGACTGGCCGAGCCGCGCGGTCGGCGACTTTCATCCCGGCGACCGGGTTCATGTGGCGATCGACCCGGCGGAGGCCCATGTCTTCCCGCTGTGA
- a CDS encoding L-iditol 2-dehydrogenase, translating to MKLEGKTALVTGGARGIGLGFAQAFVREGARVVIADVNIERATQAAGEIGPQAHAVRLDVTDLASIERVVAEVDEAHGGIDILVNNAAIFDMAPITDITPESYERVLSVNLRGPLFMMKAVSNAMIARKRGGKIINMASQAGRRGEALVLLYCASKAAIISATQSAALGLVKHGIQVNAIAPGVVDGEHWEQVDAAFAKWEGLAPGEKKAAVAKSVPIGRFAKPEDIAGLAVFLASSDSDYILAQTYNVDGGNWMS from the coding sequence ATGAAACTCGAGGGTAAGACCGCACTCGTCACGGGCGGAGCCCGGGGCATCGGGCTCGGCTTCGCGCAGGCCTTCGTTCGCGAAGGCGCCCGCGTCGTGATCGCCGACGTCAATATCGAGCGCGCCACGCAGGCGGCCGGGGAGATCGGCCCGCAGGCCCATGCCGTGCGGCTCGACGTCACCGATCTCGCCTCGATCGAGCGCGTCGTGGCCGAGGTGGACGAGGCCCATGGCGGCATCGACATCCTCGTGAACAACGCGGCGATCTTCGACATGGCGCCGATCACCGACATCACGCCCGAGAGCTACGAGCGGGTCCTGTCGGTCAACCTGAGAGGGCCGCTCTTCATGATGAAGGCGGTGTCCAACGCCATGATCGCGCGCAAGCGCGGCGGCAAGATCATCAACATGGCGAGCCAGGCCGGGCGCCGGGGCGAGGCGCTGGTTCTGCTCTACTGCGCCTCCAAGGCCGCCATCATCTCGGCCACGCAGTCCGCCGCGCTGGGCCTCGTGAAGCACGGCATCCAGGTCAACGCTATCGCCCCCGGCGTGGTGGACGGCGAGCATTGGGAGCAGGTGGACGCCGCCTTCGCCAAATGGGAGGGCCTCGCCCCCGGCGAGAAGAAGGCGGCGGTGGCGAAAAGCGTTCCGATCGGCCGCTTCGCCAAGCCCGAGGACATCGCGGGTCTCGCCGTCTTTCTCGCCTCCAGCGACAGCGACTACATCCTGGCGCAGACCTACAATGTCGACGGCGGCAACTGGATGAGCTGA
- a CDS encoding LacI family DNA-binding transcriptional regulator, with protein sequence MEEFSLFVGLSRPTVSKFFNDPSSLKDTTRRRIEAALTTSGFHPNMLAANLVRRRSNIVGVIVPDPSDPFYAALTRRMQTIAGDAGFQAFVLSSDGDQAKEVQAVRTLSSMSVAGAVVAPLGAAQAGGSQALERLETDIPLVYVDSAPSHPASFVGTDNRRSFGLIVDHLCRTGTPPWFLGMPAVNANASDRARAYEAAMRSQGLEPKSLDLPAARDWDFERFGFETMRMAIEAGSVKGRTILCANDRLAFGALAAAWQAGLRVGRGEDYHLRIAGHDDHPLSRYTCPPLTTVAQNYDEIGRRAMDILLRRMGGEVADDAAEETVLLDAEIVERQSA encoded by the coding sequence ATGGAGGAGTTCTCCCTGTTCGTCGGCCTGTCGCGGCCGACCGTCTCGAAGTTCTTCAACGATCCGTCGAGCCTGAAGGACACGACGCGCCGGCGCATAGAGGCGGCGCTGACGACCTCGGGCTTTCATCCCAACATGCTGGCCGCCAACCTCGTGCGCCGCCGCTCCAACATCGTCGGCGTCATCGTTCCCGACCCCTCGGACCCGTTCTACGCGGCGCTGACGCGGCGCATGCAGACCATCGCCGGTGATGCGGGGTTTCAGGCCTTCGTGCTGTCGTCGGACGGCGATCAGGCCAAGGAGGTCCAGGCGGTGCGCACCCTGTCCTCCATGAGCGTGGCCGGCGCGGTGGTGGCGCCGTTGGGCGCCGCCCAGGCCGGCGGGTCGCAGGCACTGGAGCGGCTGGAGACGGACATCCCGCTCGTCTATGTCGATTCCGCGCCGTCCCATCCCGCAAGCTTCGTGGGGACGGACAATCGACGGTCCTTCGGTCTGATCGTCGACCATCTCTGCCGGACCGGCACGCCGCCCTGGTTTCTCGGCATGCCGGCGGTGAACGCCAACGCCTCGGACCGCGCCCGCGCCTATGAGGCCGCGATGCGCTCGCAAGGGTTGGAGCCGAAGTCGCTCGACCTGCCCGCGGCGCGGGACTGGGATTTCGAGCGCTTCGGGTTCGAGACCATGCGCATGGCGATCGAGGCCGGCTCCGTGAAGGGACGCACGATCCTGTGCGCCAACGACCGGCTGGCCTTTGGCGCGCTGGCCGCCGCCTGGCAGGCGGGCCTGAGGGTCGGCAGGGGCGAGGATTACCATCTGCGGATCGCCGGCCACGACGACCACCCGCTGTCGCGCTACACCTGCCCGCCGCTGACCACCGTGGCGCAGAACTACGACGAGATCGGCCGCCGGGCGATGGATATCCTGCTGCGGCGCATGGGCGGCGAGGTAGCGGACGACGCGGCCGAGGAGACGGTGCTTCTCGACGCTGAGATCGTCGAACGCCAGTCCGCCTGA
- a CDS encoding ABC transporter substrate-binding protein, protein MNLQSWALGCVAALAIVLPAQAQTVLTVGTVNNNDMIRMQRLTPEFEAKHPDIKINWVTLEENVLRQRVTTDIATKGGQFDVLTIGNYEAPIWARKDWLAPLDNLGAAFDIDGLLPPVRDALSVNGKLFASPFYGESVLTAYRTDLMQKAGLTMPEKPTWSFITQAAEKMTDKSAGVYGICLRGKPGWGENMAFLGSLARSFGANYFDAAWKPQFESEGWKKAVASYVETMQKFGPPGAASNGFNENLSLFAQGKCGMWIDATSLGSFVTNPQQSQVSDKVGFTAAPCGVDNCPNGGANWLWAWSLAIPASSQKKEAAETFIAWATDSDYSKLVAEKEGWGNVPPGTRTSLYQNENYLKAAPFAAETLRSMNAADPSTGPDKPYVGLQFAAIPEFQGLGTAVGQQIASALSGTITVDQALAAAQSQATREMTRAGYIK, encoded by the coding sequence ATGAACCTGCAATCATGGGCTCTGGGCTGCGTCGCGGCTCTCGCGATCGTCTTGCCCGCACAGGCGCAGACGGTGCTTACCGTCGGGACCGTCAACAACAACGACATGATCCGCATGCAGCGGCTCACGCCGGAGTTCGAGGCGAAGCACCCCGACATCAAGATCAACTGGGTGACGCTCGAAGAGAACGTGCTGCGCCAGCGCGTGACCACCGACATCGCCACCAAGGGCGGCCAGTTCGACGTTCTGACGATCGGCAATTACGAGGCGCCGATCTGGGCCCGCAAGGACTGGCTCGCGCCGCTCGACAATCTGGGCGCGGCTTTCGACATCGACGGGCTCCTGCCGCCCGTGCGCGACGCGCTGTCGGTGAACGGCAAGCTCTTCGCCTCGCCCTTCTACGGCGAAAGCGTGCTGACGGCCTATCGCACGGACCTGATGCAGAAGGCCGGGCTGACCATGCCCGAGAAGCCTACCTGGAGCTTCATCACCCAGGCCGCCGAGAAGATGACCGACAAGTCGGCCGGGGTCTACGGCATCTGCCTTCGCGGCAAGCCGGGCTGGGGCGAGAACATGGCGTTCCTCGGAAGCCTCGCCCGCTCCTTCGGCGCCAACTATTTCGACGCCGCCTGGAAGCCGCAGTTCGAGTCGGAAGGCTGGAAGAAGGCGGTCGCCAGCTATGTCGAGACCATGCAGAAGTTCGGCCCGCCGGGCGCGGCGTCGAACGGCTTCAACGAGAATCTGTCGCTGTTCGCGCAGGGCAAGTGCGGCATGTGGATCGACGCCACGAGCCTTGGCTCCTTCGTGACCAACCCGCAGCAGAGCCAGGTCTCCGACAAGGTCGGCTTCACGGCCGCGCCCTGCGGCGTCGACAATTGCCCGAACGGCGGCGCGAACTGGCTCTGGGCCTGGTCGCTGGCGATCCCGGCTTCTTCGCAGAAGAAGGAAGCCGCCGAGACCTTCATCGCCTGGGCGACCGACAGCGACTATTCCAAGCTCGTCGCCGAGAAGGAAGGCTGGGGCAACGTTCCTCCGGGCACGCGGACCTCGCTCTACCAGAACGAAAACTACCTGAAGGCCGCGCCCTTCGCCGCCGAGACGCTGCGCTCCATGAACGCCGCCGACCCCTCGACCGGCCCCGACAAGCCCTATGTCGGCCTTCAGTTCGCCGCCATCCCCGAGTTCCAGGGGCTCGGCACGGCGGTGGGCCAGCAGATTGCCTCGGCGCTGTCGGGCACCATCACGGTGGATCAGGCGCTGGCCGCGGCCCAGTCGCAGGCCACGCGCGAGATGACCCGCGCGGGCTACATCAAGTAA
- a CDS encoding helix-turn-helix domain-containing protein — MAISIPQLHGVEALARTGQFSRAAREIGVSDPTVSAQVQAFEAATPMRLFLRDGHSLRVAPEAEGLMAKIRIALSSFDEVEHDLTERQA, encoded by the coding sequence ATGGCCATTTCCATTCCGCAATTGCACGGGGTGGAGGCCTTGGCCCGCACCGGGCAGTTCTCGCGCGCGGCGCGGGAGATCGGCGTCAGCGATCCGACCGTCTCGGCGCAGGTTCAGGCCTTCGAGGCCGCCACGCCGATGCGCCTCTTCCTGCGCGACGGGCACTCCTTGCGCGTCGCGCCCGAGGCGGAAGGCCTGATGGCGAAGATCCGCATCGCGCTGAGCTCCTTCGACGAGGTGGAGCATGACCTCACCGAGCGGCAGGCGTAG